In one Bombyx mori chromosome 22, ASM3026992v2 genomic region, the following are encoded:
- the CPR129 gene encoding cuticular protein RR-2 motif 129 precursor produces the protein MLILLAFVGTSLAAPIDYFHGGVSYASPYAVHAPLTVHAAPVAVHAAPLVAHTPVAVHTETVSYPKYAFNYGVKDLHTGDIKSQQEQRDGDVVKGSYSLVEPDGTTRTVHYTADDHTGFNAVVQKSGHAAHPVVAHVAPVAHVAAAPAYTIPHYGFH, from the exons ATGCTGATACTGTTGGCGTTTGTGGGCACTTCGTTAGCCGCCCCAATCGACTACTTCCATGGTGGGGTGTCATATGCATCACCGTATGCAGTGCACGCTCCTCTGACGGTCCACGCTGCTCCTGTGGCTGTCCACGCGGCTCCCCTGGTAGCACACACCCCAGTCGCGGTTCATACGGAAACTGTA agcTATCCAAAGTACGCGTTCAACTACGGTGTCAAGGACCTTCACACCGGCGACATCAAGTCTCAGCAGGAGCAAAGGGACGGTGATGTCGTCAAAG GCAGTTATTCACTAGTGGAACCGGACGGCACGACCCGCACAGTGCACTATACAGCCGATGACCACACCGGATTCAACGCTGTTGTACAGAAATCGGGACATGCTGCACATCCG gtCGTCGCTCATGTAGCACCTGTAGCCCATGTCGCAGCTGCTCCGGCATACACAATCCCACACTACGGCTTCCACTAA
- the CPR129 gene encoding cuticular protein RR-2 motif 129 isoform X1, translated as MQMLILLAFVGTSLAAPIDYFHGGVSYASPYAVHAPLTVHAAPVAVHAAPLVAHTPVAVHTETVSYPKYAFNYGVKDLHTGDIKSQQEQRDGDVVKGSYSLVEPDGTTRTVHYTADDHTGFNAVVQKSGHAAHPVVAHVAPVAHVAAAPAYTIPHYGFH; from the exons ATGCAG ATGCTGATACTGTTGGCGTTTGTGGGCACTTCGTTAGCCGCCCCAATCGACTACTTCCATGGTGGGGTGTCATATGCATCACCGTATGCAGTGCACGCTCCTCTGACGGTCCACGCTGCTCCTGTGGCTGTCCACGCGGCTCCCCTGGTAGCACACACCCCAGTCGCGGTTCATACGGAAACTGTA agcTATCCAAAGTACGCGTTCAACTACGGTGTCAAGGACCTTCACACCGGCGACATCAAGTCTCAGCAGGAGCAAAGGGACGGTGATGTCGTCAAAG GCAGTTATTCACTAGTGGAACCGGACGGCACGACCCGCACAGTGCACTATACAGCCGATGACCACACCGGATTCAACGCTGTTGTACAGAAATCGGGACATGCTGCACATCCG gtCGTCGCTCATGTAGCACCTGTAGCCCATGTCGCAGCTGCTCCGGCATACACAATCCCACACTACGGCTTCCACTAA
- the CPR147 gene encoding cuticular protein RR-3 motif 147 isoform X1 — protein MQSIDLVILLFNIFSVVSCLPTVQSGSETKPEFKDEKRYPNGTVIGTYTYIDKEGTPVHVQYYADNNSYGVELKSVKVYNEAEPKDFDLFAKTMETPLKVASDLLKYDFDRVHDVYRSKQNEIDKIDNNLKSDKKKGDYEVLYNNGYNSLKNNAKNKIKIYSGKEKRKTRNIRDDYDKSLFCYK, from the exons ATGCAGTCAATTGACttagtaatattattgtttaatatatttagtgTGGTTTCAT GTTTACCGACAGTCCAAAGTGGATCAGAAACGAAACCAGAGTTCAAAGACGAAAAACGTTATCCAAATGGGACAGTTATTGGGACGTACACTTACATTGATAAAGAAGGAACGCCTGTCCATGTCCAATATTATGCAGACAACAATAGTTACGG gGTCGAATTAAAAAGTGTGAAAGTGTATAATGAAGCTGAACCGAAAGATTTCGATCTGTTTGCGAAAACAATGGAAACTCCTCTTAAAGTTGCTTCGGATCTTTTAAAGTACGACTTTGACAGAGTCCATGACGTTTATCGatcaaaacaaaatgaaattgataagattgataataatttaaagtccgataaaaaaaaaggcgatTACGAAGTTTTGTATAATAATGGATACAATTCGTTAAAAAATaatgctaaaaataaaataaaaatttattctggaaaagaaaaaaggaaaaCTCGAAATATTCGAGATGATTATGACAAATcacttttttgttataaatga
- the CPR147 gene encoding cuticular protein RR-3 motif 147 (The RefSeq protein has 1 substitution compared to this genomic sequence) → MRVYIGFSVALSWLSQASSAPRKPRLTVAEDDMPIYYVRNVNGNPGTYSFGYDILDPNTGNSQYRNEERYPNGTVTGSYGYVDAAGKPQRFRYVADEKGYRIFQEISHLPLVQAQTPPVRMPGDSATESSITWSRPKKKNKRKPVAEMMKSEENININSLRQPSFYAT, encoded by the exons ATGAGAGTCTATATCGGG TTTTGCGTCGCATTGTCTTGGCTGAGTCAAGCTTCGTCTGCACCAAGGAAGCCTAGGCTCACTGTAGCAGAAGATGACATGCCAATATATTATGTTAGAAATGTAAATG GTAATCCAGGAACATATTCATTTGGTTACGATATTTTGGATCCGAATACCGGGAATTCACAGTACCGTAATGAAGAAAGATATCCTAATGGGACTGTTACGGGAAGCTACGGTTATGTTGATGCTGCTGGAAAACCACAAAGGTTCAGATACGTGGCTGACGAAAAAGGttatag GATTTTTCAAGAGATTAGTCATTTGCCGCTAGTCCAGGCTCAGACACCTCCGGTTAGGATGCCAGGTGACTCTGCTACGGAATCGTCCATAACTTGGTCGAGgcctaaaaagaaaaacaagagGAAGCCAGTTGCTGAGATGATGAAATcagaagaaaatattaatattaattctctAAGGCAACCCAGTTTTTATGCTACTTAG
- the CPR147 gene encoding cuticular protein RR-3 motif 147 isoform X3, producing the protein MGQLLGRTLTLIKKERLSMSNIMQTTIVTGIEVFLFNKIYVAGPITNLYRVELKSVKVYNEAEPKDFDLFAKTMETPLKVASDLLKYDFDRVHDVYRSKQNEIDKIDNNLKSDKKKGDYEVLYNNGYNSLKNNAKNKIKIYSGKEKRKTRNIRDDYDKSLFCYK; encoded by the exons ATGGGACAGTTATTGGGACGTACACTTACATTGATAAAGAAGGAACGCCTGTCCATGTCCAATATTATGCAGACAACAATAGTTACGGGtatagaagtttttttatttaacaaaatatacgtTGCTGGGCCCATTACCAATCTGTACAG gGTCGAATTAAAAAGTGTGAAAGTGTATAATGAAGCTGAACCGAAAGATTTCGATCTGTTTGCGAAAACAATGGAAACTCCTCTTAAAGTTGCTTCGGATCTTTTAAAGTACGACTTTGACAGAGTCCATGACGTTTATCGatcaaaacaaaatgaaattgataagattgataataatttaaagtccgataaaaaaaaaggcgatTACGAAGTTTTGTATAATAATGGATACAATTCGTTAAAAAATaatgctaaaaataaaataaaaatttattctggaaaagaaaaaaggaaaaCTCGAAATATTCGAGATGATTATGACAAATcacttttttgttataaatga
- the CPR147 gene encoding cuticular protein RR-3 motif 147 isoform X2, whose protein sequence is MRVYIGFCVALSWLSQASSAPRKPRLTVAEDDMPIYYVRNVNGNPGTYSFGYDILDPNTGNSQYRNEERYPNGTVTGSYGYVDAAGKPQRFRYVADEKGYRIFQEISHLPLVQAQTPPVRMPGDSATESSITWSRPKKKNKRKPVAEMMKSEENININSLRQPSFYAT, encoded by the exons ATGAGAGTCTATATCGGG TTTTGCGTCGCATTGTCTTGGCTGAGTCAAGCTTCGTCTGCACCAAGGAAGCCTAGGCTCACTGTAGCAGAAGATGACATGCCAATATATTATGTTAGAAATGTAAATG GTAATCCAGGAACATATTCATTTGGTTACGATATTTTGGATCCGAATACCGGGAATTCACAGTACCGTAATGAAGAAAGATATCCTAATGGGACTGTTACGGGAAGCTACGGTTATGTTGATGCTGCTGGAAAACCACAAAGGTTCAGATACGTGGCTGACGAAAAAGGttatag GATTTTTCAAGAGATTAGTCATTTGCCGCTAGTCCAGGCTCAGACACCTCCGGTTAGGATGCCAGGTGACTCTGCTACGGAATCGTCCATAACTTGGTCGAGgcctaaaaagaaaaacaagagGAAGCCAGTTGCTGAGATGATGAAATcagaagaaaatattaatattaattctctAAGGCAACCCAGTTTTTATGCTACTTAG